The Chloroflexota bacterium genome has a segment encoding these proteins:
- a CDS encoding Fic family protein, with protein sequence METASETNRRPHGRLVNCPGGYRAYVPFPLPPPLTWGQELTVCLSPADRAIGELAAEGRRLPNPHLLLRPFVRKEAVLSSRIEGIQTTLEELLAAEAGAAGVHGSADLREVANYVTALEYGLERLKTLPVSLRLVRELHEALMQGVRGDVATPGEFRRSQNWIGPPGCTLNEATYVPPPPADIMACLDAWERFLHNDALPPLIHAGLAHAQFEAIHPFLDGNGRVGRLLITLLLIERDVISSPLLYLSAFFETTRDEYYARLLGVTARGAWEEWLTYFLRGVALLSQDAVERIRRIDHHFSRWKQEMARGRSQLPVRALDLFAENPFWTVGGVAGRLEVAFTTAQRTLDRLEAAGIVSQVGRRRRNRIYRAEKILSVLEEPLRLAN encoded by the coding sequence GTGGAAACTGCGTCCGAAACCAACCGCCGTCCTCACGGTCGTCTCGTGAACTGCCCGGGCGGCTACCGGGCGTATGTGCCGTTTCCTTTGCCGCCGCCTCTGACATGGGGGCAGGAACTCACCGTCTGCCTCTCTCCAGCGGACCGGGCTATTGGCGAGCTCGCGGCTGAAGGTAGGCGGCTGCCCAATCCCCATCTTCTGCTCCGGCCTTTTGTGCGCAAGGAGGCCGTTCTCTCCAGCCGCATCGAGGGAATTCAAACAACCCTCGAGGAACTGCTGGCCGCCGAGGCTGGCGCGGCCGGAGTGCACGGATCTGCCGATCTGCGGGAGGTGGCCAACTACGTTACGGCCTTGGAGTACGGACTAGAACGACTCAAGACCTTGCCCGTTTCGTTGCGCCTAGTACGAGAGTTGCACGAAGCGCTCATGCAGGGCGTGCGTGGAGACGTCGCCACACCCGGGGAGTTTCGGCGCAGCCAGAATTGGATCGGGCCGCCCGGATGCACCCTGAACGAAGCTACATACGTCCCGCCGCCGCCAGCGGACATCATGGCCTGCCTGGACGCCTGGGAACGGTTTCTCCACAACGACGCCCTGCCGCCGCTCATTCACGCCGGTCTGGCGCATGCCCAATTCGAGGCGATTCATCCCTTTCTCGACGGTAACGGGCGCGTGGGCCGCCTGCTCATCACACTGCTGCTCATCGAGCGGGATGTCATCTCTTCCCCGCTGCTCTATCTAAGCGCTTTCTTCGAGACTACGCGGGATGAGTACTACGCGCGCCTGCTGGGTGTGACGGCGCGCGGCGCATGGGAAGAGTGGTTGACCTATTTCCTGAGAGGTGTCGCACTCCTATCACAAGACGCCGTGGAGCGGATTCGACGCATCGACCACCACTTCTCTCGCTGGAAACAAGAAATGGCACGCGGTCGGTCTCAGCTCCCAGTAAGGGCGCTCGACCTCTTTGCCGAGAATCCCTTCTGGACTGTGGGCGGCGTCGCAGGCAGGCTGGAGGTGGCGTTCACGACCGCGCAACGCACCCTCGACCGGTTAGAGGCGGCGGGCATCGTTTCCCAGGTTGGGCGGAGACGGCGCAATCGCATCTATCGAGCGGAGAAGATCCTCAGTGTACTGGAGGAGCCGCTGCGCCTAGCAAATTAG
- a CDS encoding mannonate dehydratase produces MRVGFGQFRDPSPEYLQFAAQYGATDVLVNTANLPGDNGRWELDDLVKLRETIEQYGLKLSALENVPVEFYDHVMLGGPRRDEQIENMVATIRNMARAGIPIFGYHWMPSHVWRTTPAEIRCGAVATAFDYAEAEQQPISHGREYTEEEVWENLEYWIKLITPIAEEEGIRLGIHPCDPPMERLGGIPLLFRNFDSYKRLIEIYPSDCNAIEFCQGTFAEMQGEDIYEMIRYFGERKKILYVHFRNVSSPVPKFQEEFINTGYVDMHKTMQIYQEVGFDGFFIDDHVPQTDGDSAWGHRGRAFANGYIQALIDVVTKEGS; encoded by the coding sequence ATGAGAGTAGGATTTGGTCAATTCCGTGACCCGTCGCCGGAATATCTCCAATTCGCCGCACAATACGGCGCAACGGACGTGCTGGTGAACACGGCGAATTTGCCGGGCGACAACGGGCGCTGGGAGCTGGATGACCTCGTTAAGCTCCGCGAGACTATCGAGCAGTACGGCTTGAAGCTCTCGGCCTTGGAAAACGTGCCGGTCGAGTTCTACGACCACGTGATGCTGGGCGGTCCGCGCCGCGATGAACAGATTGAGAACATGGTCGCCACTATCCGCAACATGGCACGGGCGGGTATTCCTATCTTTGGCTATCATTGGATGCCGTCGCACGTCTGGCGCACCACGCCCGCGGAGATTCGCTGTGGAGCCGTCGCGACCGCTTTCGACTACGCCGAGGCCGAGCAACAACCGATCAGTCACGGGCGCGAGTACACCGAAGAGGAAGTCTGGGAAAACCTGGAGTACTGGATCAAGCTCATCACGCCCATCGCCGAGGAAGAAGGCATCCGCCTGGGCATTCACCCCTGCGATCCGCCCATGGAGCGGCTCGGCGGCATCCCACTGCTCTTCCGCAACTTCGACTCCTACAAGCGGCTGATCGAGATCTATCCTTCCGACTGCAACGCCATCGAGTTTTGCCAGGGCACGTTTGCCGAGATGCAGGGCGAGGATATCTACGAGATGATTCGCTATTTTGGCGAGCGCAAGAAGATTCTCTATGTCCACTTCCGCAACGTCTCGAGTCCGGTGCCGAAGTTCCAGGAAGAGTTCATCAATACCGGCTACGTGGACATGCACAAGACGATGCAGATCTACCAAGAGGTGGGCTTCGATGGCTTCTTCATCGACGACCACGTGCCGCAGACCGACGGCGATTCAGCCTGGGGCCACCGCGGTCGCGCCTTCGCCAACGGCTACATCCAAGCGTTGATTGACGTGGTGACGAAAGAGGGGAGCTGA
- a CDS encoding NYN domain-containing protein → MAIEQQFQPHRRDRVRVFIDFWNLQLAFNSREAESTGNADARFEIDWRSFPQAMASEAARIVGLRDYSYDGAIVYASYKVGDTDARLKKWLMTWLDRQPGIQVMVKERRRKRSPTCPSCRKSIEQCPHCDEPIAATEEKGIDTAMVTDMVRLAWEDAYDVGVVVSSDSDFVPAVEFLDSRGLKLIQAGFPPSGAHLATSCWASFDIYPMREKLRRQ, encoded by the coding sequence ATGGCTATCGAACAACAGTTCCAACCTCACAGACGGGACCGCGTCAGAGTTTTCATTGACTTCTGGAACCTGCAGCTTGCCTTCAACAGTAGAGAGGCAGAGTCTACTGGGAACGCCGATGCACGTTTCGAGATAGATTGGAGATCGTTTCCTCAAGCCATGGCCTCCGAAGCTGCGAGAATAGTAGGCTTGCGCGACTACTCGTACGATGGCGCTATTGTCTATGCCTCCTACAAAGTTGGCGATACAGATGCCCGACTCAAGAAGTGGCTGATGACATGGCTTGACCGACAGCCAGGCATTCAGGTAATGGTAAAGGAAAGACGCCGGAAAAGATCTCCAACGTGTCCAAGTTGCAGAAAGTCAATCGAACAATGCCCCCATTGCGATGAGCCGATAGCTGCGACAGAGGAGAAGGGGATCGACACCGCTATGGTAACGGACATGGTTCGGCTTGCATGGGAAGATGCCTATGACGTCGGTGTCGTTGTCTCGTCTGATAGTGACTTCGTTCCGGCTGTTGAGTTCCTTGATTCACGTGGCCTAAAGCTGATCCAGGCGGGCTTTCCTCCTTCCGGTGCCCACCTTGCCACGTCATGCTGGGCGTCTTTTGACATTTACCCAATGAGGGAAAAGCTCCGCAGGCAGTAG
- a CDS encoding dipeptidase: MTTESTASQLHNSSLVIDSHNDAIVAYLLRKGESIAGPDAPARSEPESVVTFLRGSLMPGGREMQVNIPKLRAGGIDVVYCAVDVTRAWGNHLLYAMDAFGWFLAEVDAHADQIAIATTAEEIEAIAASGRIAAVLTIENSEVLERSLWVLPVLQRLGVRSMTLTWSYRAHAADGAFENVTGGGLTHFGRDLVRSMNELGMIVDISHISDQGFWDVMDVTNAPIIGSHNACRALCEHPRNLTDDQIRAVADNGGVVGVTYVPAFVDADESKRTLDRLLDHFDHIAQVAGTDCVGLGSDFDGGGDVLKDATVVPQITEGLLARGWQEDDLRKMLGLNHLRVFRQVCG; encoded by the coding sequence ATGACTACCGAATCTACAGCCTCTCAGTTGCACAACTCGTCCCTCGTTATCGACTCCCACAACGACGCTATCGTCGCCTATCTGCTACGCAAAGGGGAAAGCATTGCCGGTCCGGATGCACCGGCGCGCTCGGAGCCCGAGAGCGTGGTGACGTTCCTGCGGGGTTCGCTCATGCCCGGCGGGCGCGAGATGCAGGTAAACATCCCGAAGCTCCGCGCGGGCGGCATAGACGTTGTTTACTGCGCGGTGGACGTCACCCGCGCCTGGGGCAATCACCTGCTCTACGCCATGGATGCCTTTGGCTGGTTTCTCGCCGAGGTGGACGCCCATGCCGATCAGATTGCCATTGCGACCACGGCGGAAGAGATTGAAGCCATCGCGGCGAGCGGCCGGATCGCCGCCGTGCTCACCATCGAGAATTCCGAGGTCTTGGAGCGCAGCCTCTGGGTGCTGCCGGTGCTCCAACGGCTTGGCGTGCGCTCTATGACGCTCACGTGGAGTTACCGCGCCCATGCCGCCGACGGGGCGTTTGAAAACGTGACCGGCGGCGGCCTGACGCACTTTGGGCGCGATCTGGTGCGCTCCATGAACGAACTCGGCATGATTGTGGACATCTCCCACATCAGCGATCAGGGCTTCTGGGATGTGATGGACGTGACGAACGCACCCATCATCGGCTCCCACAACGCCTGCCGCGCCCTGTGCGAGCATCCGCGCAACCTCACCGACGACCAAATTCGCGCCGTGGCAGACAACGGCGGCGTGGTCGGCGTGACGTACGTGCCCGCGTTCGTGGATGCCGACGAAAGCAAGCGCACGCTGGACCGGCTGCTCGATCACTTCGACCACATCGCACAGGTAGCCGGCACCGACTGCGTCGGCCTGGGCTCGGACTTCGATGGCGGCGGCGACGTGCTGAAAGACGCCACCGTGGTGCCGCAGATCACCGAGGGCTTGCTGGCCCGCGGCTGGCAGGAAGACGACCTGCGCAAAATGCTGGGCCTCAACCACCTGCGTGTCTTCCGCCAGGTGTGCGGCTGA
- a CDS encoding sulfite oxidase-like oxidoreductase yields MELGRFLSSFGRQSGDDAVMPESVREEAADALDARPTDQSRVPPGQWITRGWPVLTYGSTPRFDPARWDLRIVGLVENPLTWDYETFMDLPTKKVLCDIHCVTTWSLLDNVFEGVPALHVAEQAQISPSATHVIAHAEQGYTANLPLADFLRDDVLLAYKHNGENLAHDHGWPLRLMVPHLYFWKSAKWLRGLEFVNADAPGFWEQRGYHMRGDPWTEERYG; encoded by the coding sequence ATGGAACTCGGACGATTCCTTTCAAGTTTTGGCAGACAGTCAGGCGACGACGCGGTAATGCCGGAGAGCGTGCGCGAAGAAGCTGCAGACGCGCTCGACGCCCGGCCCACTGACCAATCGCGCGTGCCGCCGGGCCAGTGGATAACCCGCGGCTGGCCGGTGCTCACGTACGGCTCCACGCCCCGTTTCGATCCCGCCAGATGGGACCTTCGCATCGTCGGCCTGGTGGAGAACCCGCTCACTTGGGACTACGAGACCTTTATGGATCTGCCTACCAAGAAGGTGCTCTGCGACATCCACTGCGTTACCACGTGGAGCTTGCTCGATAATGTGTTCGAGGGCGTGCCGGCTCTGCATGTAGCCGAACAAGCCCAGATATCGCCCAGCGCCACCCACGTCATCGCCCACGCCGAACAAGGCTACACCGCCAATCTGCCCTTGGCGGACTTCCTTCGCGACGACGTGCTGCTGGCGTACAAGCACAACGGCGAGAATCTCGCGCACGACCACGGCTGGCCGCTGCGCTTGATGGTGCCCCACCTCTATTTTTGGAAGAGCGCCAAATGGCTGCGCGGCTTGGAATTCGTGAACGCCGACGCGCCCGGTTTCTGGGAACAGCGCGGCTACCACATGCGCGGCGACCCCTGGACCGAAGAGCGCTACGGATAG
- a CDS encoding sugar phosphate isomerase/epimerase encodes MTNTSCSTALFRDRELPAALDAIAAVGFPQVELNVREPHVHGSDAAEERRLLELFAGHAVHARTMHAPSGRSILAALDDEWRRESVAVLSGYLRLAGSLGLTEMVIHPIPNPDYVPDTDDPALPQRLRDGIQGSLDALLPVIEEAGVRVTLENLPYPDMPLNNMEELREVVAPYPSDAVGLIIDLGHAGKVRRDPADEIRAAGERLCGTHIHDLDSPNGDVDHHSPALNSYDWAAIRQAFAAIGYAGPWTMEVSKTSRGESLEELAGEISAWLAGWL; translated from the coding sequence ATGACGAACACAAGCTGCTCCACGGCGCTCTTTCGAGACCGCGAACTGCCTGCCGCTCTTGACGCCATTGCCGCGGTGGGCTTTCCTCAGGTGGAACTCAACGTGCGGGAGCCCCACGTCCATGGGTCGGATGCTGCAGAAGAGCGCCGTCTCCTGGAGCTCTTTGCGGGGCATGCGGTGCACGCGCGGACGATGCACGCGCCGTCGGGCCGCAGCATCCTGGCCGCGTTGGATGACGAGTGGCGACGGGAGAGCGTTGCCGTGCTGAGCGGATACCTGCGGCTGGCCGGCAGTCTTGGCCTCACGGAGATGGTCATTCATCCCATTCCAAATCCGGATTATGTTCCCGACACTGACGACCCGGCACTGCCGCAGCGGTTGCGTGATGGCATTCAGGGCTCTCTGGACGCCCTGCTGCCCGTCATCGAAGAAGCAGGGGTGCGCGTGACGTTGGAGAACCTGCCGTATCCGGACATGCCGCTCAATAACATGGAAGAACTGCGCGAGGTCGTAGCTCCCTACCCCAGTGATGCGGTGGGTCTCATCATCGACCTAGGACACGCCGGCAAGGTCAGGCGCGATCCGGCGGACGAGATTCGCGCTGCCGGAGAACGCCTCTGCGGCACGCACATCCACGACCTCGACTCGCCCAACGGCGACGTCGATCACCACTCGCCGGCCCTCAACTCCTATGACTGGGCCGCAATCCGGCAGGCGTTCGCCGCAATCGGCTACGCGGGTCCCTGGACCATGGAAGTTTCCAAGACGAGCCGCGGCGAGAGTCTGGAAGAACTGGCCGGGGAAATCAGCGCCTGGCTGGCCGGATGGCTGTAG
- a CDS encoding NAD(P)-dependent oxidoreductase has translation MNVLILGGAARLGPYVIRALEGEHTLCVTDIIPVDTPHEFRPVDIGSPEEVLRAAEGMDAIVNCSVVRPDRQVAFDVNTRGCYNMMRAAVAHGIPRVLNTGPHFTIEGDTYTTFDYEISPDVPPHPSTNLYALSKGLGQEICKVFTENHNVHVLCFLFFSFRDHDAPEPGSNHPFAITWRDAAQAIRLGLTVDLATLPSRCEVFNIHADLPHQRYSNEKNERLLGFTPQDRLEATWRRR, from the coding sequence ATGAACGTCTTGATTCTCGGCGGTGCGGCGCGTCTCGGACCCTACGTCATTCGTGCGCTCGAAGGAGAACATACGCTGTGCGTCACGGACATTATTCCAGTGGACACACCCCATGAGTTTCGGCCCGTGGATATTGGCTCACCGGAAGAGGTGCTCCGCGCGGCGGAGGGCATGGACGCCATCGTCAACTGTTCAGTGGTGCGGCCCGACCGCCAGGTGGCTTTCGACGTGAATACACGCGGCTGCTACAACATGATGCGTGCCGCCGTCGCTCATGGCATCCCGCGCGTGCTCAATACCGGCCCGCACTTTACGATCGAGGGCGATACCTACACGACCTTTGACTATGAGATCAGCCCCGACGTGCCGCCGCATCCCAGCACCAATCTCTACGCGCTCAGCAAAGGGCTGGGACAGGAGATCTGCAAGGTCTTCACGGAGAACCACAACGTCCACGTGCTCTGCTTCCTCTTCTTCAGCTTTCGTGACCACGACGCGCCGGAACCGGGCAGCAACCACCCCTTCGCCATCACGTGGCGCGACGCGGCGCAGGCCATTCGCCTGGGTCTCACGGTAGACCTGGCAACGCTCCCCTCCCGCTGCGAGGTCTTCAACATCCACGCCGACCTGCCGCACCAGCGGTATTCCAACGAAAAGAACGAGCGACTCCTCGGCTTCACGCCACAGGACCGGTTGGAAGCAACATGGCGACGGCGATAG
- a CDS encoding NAD(P)-dependent oxidoreductase, which yields MNILITSAASALAADLAAAFASEHNVRLTDVGDVSTPFPFVRCDLGHAAATDRLVEDVDVLIHLADCFSTYADDATGNAADSANRLIDYQTRCTYNLLLAASEAGVPRCIYASSLSLFTGCEEDWAVDEQWRPRPSPEPTILAQHLGEFTCREFAREGRLAITCLRLGKLEHSDDADAQPDDPLWLARADAVHAFQCALAAPPEPWAVYHIQSAFPEARFSTDKARAALGYAPRQRHAGEAS from the coding sequence GTGAACATTCTCATTACTTCCGCCGCTTCCGCGTTGGCCGCAGACCTGGCGGCAGCGTTCGCAAGTGAGCATAACGTACGCCTGACCGATGTCGGGGACGTGTCAACTCCATTCCCTTTTGTGCGCTGCGACCTCGGTCACGCTGCGGCAACCGACCGGCTGGTGGAAGATGTGGACGTGCTCATCCATCTGGCCGATTGCTTTTCAACGTACGCTGATGATGCAACTGGCAATGCAGCAGACTCAGCGAACCGGCTGATCGACTATCAGACCCGCTGCACCTATAACCTCTTGCTCGCCGCCAGCGAGGCCGGCGTGCCTCGGTGCATCTACGCCAGCAGCCTGAGCCTGTTTACGGGTTGTGAAGAGGATTGGGCCGTCGACGAACAGTGGCGGCCCCGGCCTTCCCCGGAGCCGACGATATTGGCGCAGCACCTAGGTGAATTCACCTGCCGCGAATTCGCGCGGGAAGGACGCCTTGCCATTACCTGCCTGCGCTTGGGGAAACTGGAACATTCAGACGACGCTGACGCGCAGCCGGATGATCCGCTGTGGCTGGCTCGTGCTGACGCCGTGCACGCTTTCCAGTGCGCGTTGGCAGCGCCGCCGGAACCGTGGGCGGTCTACCACATTCAGTCCGCATTCCCGGAGGCGCGCTTCAGCACGGACAAGGCGCGGGCTGCGCTCGGCTATGCTCCACGCCAGCGCCACGCGGGGGAAGCATCATGA
- the polA gene encoding DNA polymerase I has product MSPTKAKMPADSLVLIDGHSIVHRAFFAVPKEFASASGEPTNAVFGFTNTLLYVINMIKPKYVVVAFDLPGPTFRHEQFAEYKATRPEGDPLLYQQMDRVRQVVDTFSIPIFAVEGYEADDVLGTLSRQAAEQEIPTFIVTGDTDAYQLVDDVVHLLVPRPRTGELAEVGPAEVAARFEGLTPAQVIDYKALVGDTSDNVPGVRGIGKKTAGTLLQKYGDIEGILSNVHELPTRQQKALAADREQLAQSRGLVTIVRDVDIALDPGASELGDYDREQVLALFQELSFRSLLDRLPKPAGAPEQSALFGETKTDTQAQVLSESGAIEQLCAALRDVGEVAVTPVLDPDPPAWPRLLGLALAWGDSEAAYVDVADASALQAVRPVLDDTNVPKVVFDAKTLSLALLAQGIFLSGVVFDCHLAGYLANVTGTRSTALKHVVFDVLGATMESVDDLRDRKKALAGADPAALAQTAAHEAEVLLALRAALSKVLDERSVRKLHDELELPLATVIAHMEFAGIAVDVDLLQRLTEDMAGRIEKITGEIYEDVGHEFKINSPKILGDILVNELGIELTKKTKTGFSTDSSILEALREAHPVIGHVLEYRQLTKLKSTYLDALPTKVNPQTHRIHTSFEQTGAATGRLSSNDPNLQNIPIRTDEGRKIRKAFVAGAPNHVLLAADYSQIDLRVLAHLSQDEELCKAFRNEEDIHSFTASQLFDVAMDDVTAAMRRTAKTVNFGIIYGVTAHGLEQRTDLDFKAAADFIENYLNTYAGVRLYMDKTKQFAHEHGYVETVLGRRRYIRELQASNFNVRQAAERMAINMPVQGTSADIIKVAMLHVAEQLAATGLPVRMLLQVHDELVFECDEAVLDASADLVVPLMENAVALAVPVKVDAKVGASWDEMEPLG; this is encoded by the coding sequence ATGAGTCCCACAAAAGCCAAGATGCCGGCCGATTCGCTTGTCCTCATAGACGGACACTCCATCGTCCATCGGGCGTTCTTCGCGGTGCCGAAAGAGTTTGCGAGCGCTTCCGGCGAGCCGACCAATGCGGTCTTTGGCTTCACGAACACATTGCTCTACGTGATCAATATGATCAAGCCGAAGTACGTCGTCGTGGCCTTTGATCTGCCGGGTCCCACTTTTCGCCACGAGCAGTTCGCCGAATACAAAGCGACGCGTCCGGAAGGCGATCCGCTGCTCTATCAGCAGATGGACCGGGTGCGGCAGGTGGTGGATACATTCAGCATTCCCATCTTCGCGGTGGAGGGCTATGAGGCTGATGACGTGCTCGGCACCCTTTCGCGCCAGGCGGCGGAGCAGGAGATTCCCACCTTTATCGTGACCGGCGACACCGACGCCTACCAGCTTGTAGACGACGTGGTGCACTTGCTCGTGCCCCGGCCCCGCACCGGCGAGCTGGCAGAGGTCGGCCCCGCGGAGGTAGCGGCGCGCTTTGAAGGACTCACCCCCGCACAAGTCATCGACTATAAGGCCCTGGTGGGCGATACTTCCGATAACGTGCCGGGCGTGCGCGGCATCGGCAAGAAGACCGCCGGAACGCTCCTGCAGAAGTACGGTGATATCGAAGGTATCCTTAGCAATGTCCATGAGCTGCCCACGCGCCAACAGAAGGCGCTGGCGGCGGACAGGGAGCAGCTTGCGCAGAGTCGCGGGTTGGTGACGATTGTGCGGGACGTGGACATTGCGCTCGATCCCGGGGCTAGCGAATTGGGGGATTACGATCGGGAGCAAGTGCTCGCCTTGTTCCAAGAGTTGAGTTTTCGTTCATTGCTCGATCGCCTGCCAAAACCGGCCGGGGCGCCGGAGCAGAGCGCGCTCTTTGGCGAGACCAAGACTGACACACAGGCTCAGGTTCTGAGCGAGTCCGGCGCCATAGAGCAACTGTGCGCCGCGCTGCGTGACGTCGGTGAAGTTGCCGTGACGCCAGTCCTAGACCCCGATCCACCCGCCTGGCCCCGGCTGCTTGGTCTCGCACTTGCGTGGGGTGACAGCGAAGCCGCATACGTTGACGTGGCCGATGCTTCTGCGCTTCAGGCCGTCAGGCCCGTGCTCGACGACACGAATGTGCCTAAGGTCGTATTCGATGCCAAGACTTTGAGTTTGGCTTTGCTGGCTCAAGGCATCTTCCTGTCCGGTGTCGTCTTCGATTGCCACCTGGCCGGCTATCTGGCTAACGTCACCGGCACGCGCTCCACCGCGCTTAAGCACGTGGTCTTTGACGTACTCGGAGCGACGATGGAGAGCGTGGACGACTTGCGCGACCGCAAGAAAGCGCTGGCCGGCGCCGATCCCGCTGCCTTGGCGCAGACAGCCGCGCATGAAGCAGAAGTGCTGTTGGCTCTCCGCGCTGCCCTGAGCAAAGTCCTCGATGAACGGAGCGTGCGCAAGCTGCATGATGAGCTTGAGTTGCCGTTGGCCACCGTGATTGCGCACATGGAGTTTGCAGGCATCGCCGTGGACGTGGACCTGCTCCAGCGGCTTACAGAAGACATGGCAGGGCGCATCGAGAAGATCACGGGCGAGATATATGAGGATGTCGGGCATGAATTCAAAATCAACTCGCCCAAGATACTCGGCGATATCCTCGTCAACGAGCTTGGCATCGAGTTGACCAAGAAAACGAAGACCGGGTTTTCCACCGATTCCTCGATCCTGGAAGCGCTTCGGGAGGCACATCCCGTAATTGGGCACGTACTTGAATACCGCCAGCTTACGAAGCTCAAGTCCACCTATCTCGACGCGCTGCCGACCAAGGTGAATCCGCAGACGCACCGCATCCACACGTCATTCGAGCAGACCGGCGCGGCCACCGGGCGGCTCTCGTCAAACGATCCCAACCTGCAGAACATTCCCATCCGCACCGACGAGGGGCGCAAGATTCGCAAGGCGTTCGTCGCGGGCGCCCCCAATCACGTGTTGCTGGCCGCCGACTATTCGCAGATCGACCTGCGCGTGCTGGCGCACCTGAGCCAAGATGAGGAGCTTTGCAAGGCGTTTCGCAACGAGGAGGACATTCACTCCTTCACTGCCAGCCAGCTCTTCGACGTGGCGATGGACGACGTTACCGCTGCCATGCGGCGCACGGCGAAGACCGTGAACTTCGGCATCATCTACGGCGTGACCGCTCACGGGCTGGAGCAACGTACCGACCTTGACTTCAAGGCAGCGGCGGACTTCATCGAGAATTACCTAAACACCTATGCCGGTGTGCGGTTGTACATGGATAAGACGAAGCAGTTCGCACATGAACACGGCTACGTGGAGACGGTCTTGGGACGCCGCCGCTACATACGGGAGTTGCAGGCATCGAATTTCAACGTGCGCCAGGCCGCTGAGCGGATGGCCATCAACATGCCCGTGCAGGGCACGTCCGCCGACATCATCAAAGTAGCCATGCTGCACGTGGCCGAGCAACTGGCGGCAACCGGACTGCCGGTGCGCATGCTGCTGCAGGTGCACGATGAGCTTGTCTTTGAGTGCGATGAGGCCGTTTTAGATGCGAGCGCCGATCTGGTGGTGCCGCTCATGGAGAATGCCGTCGCACTGGCCGTGCCGGTTAAGGTGGATGCGAAGGTAGGGGCGAGCTGGGATGAAATGGAGCCGCTGGGGTGA
- a CDS encoding methyltransferase domain-containing protein, producing the protein MLPVPRTKAQARASYDRMSRSYDLFAGAFEKRLRDQALERLGIATGETALEIGFGTGHSLVQIAQAVGANGRVHGVDLSAGMREVSQRRLDRTGMSKRVALHCGDAAHLPYADETLDAVFMSFTLELFDTPEIPIVLGEIRRVLKPNGRLGVVSLSREDGISLMVRVYEWLHQRLPQLIDCRPIYVEQALKEAGFQLTHSERENLWGLPTKIAVGVKDL; encoded by the coding sequence ATGCTACCGGTACCCAGAACCAAGGCGCAGGCACGGGCAAGCTACGACAGGATGAGCCGCTCGTACGACCTCTTTGCCGGCGCCTTTGAAAAACGACTGCGCGATCAAGCGTTGGAGCGGCTGGGCATAGCAACGGGCGAGACTGCCTTGGAGATCGGCTTCGGTACGGGACACAGTCTGGTGCAGATCGCTCAAGCCGTGGGCGCCAATGGCCGCGTGCACGGCGTGGACCTCTCCGCCGGCATGCGTGAGGTCAGCCAACGGCGGCTGGACCGGACTGGAATGTCGAAGAGAGTGGCATTGCATTGCGGCGACGCGGCACATCTGCCGTATGCAGATGAGACCCTCGATGCCGTCTTCATGAGTTTCACCCTGGAACTGTTCGATACGCCCGAAATCCCAATCGTGCTCGGCGAGATCAGGCGGGTGCTGAAGCCGAACGGCAGGCTGGGCGTGGTCAGCTTATCGCGAGAGGACGGCATTTCGCTGATGGTGCGGGTGTATGAATGGCTGCACCAACGCCTGCCGCAGCTCATAGACTGCCGGCCCATCTACGTGGAGCAGGCGCTCAAAGAGGCCGGTTTCCAGCTAACTCACAGCGAAAGAGAGAATCTCTGGGGTCTGCCGACAAAGATTGCGGTGGGGGTGAAGGACCTCTAA